A window of Pseudocalidococcus azoricus BACA0444 contains these coding sequences:
- a CDS encoding ABC transporter ATP-binding protein: MKSNYQALIPYLKPHWRTIGLALVLMAGFVGSVPLIAYLVGQAAALIGAGDIPGLLQWVGGGALLFFIRGLLQFGQDTLMAQAALEMTLDIRQSLYRHLQFLGLDYFETAATGDLTYRLTEDVDRVGEVVHKGFHQFLPAALTMLTILSYLFYLNWRLTLATAIVAPLMASLVAWFGGRILNFSRLSQNRISNLSALLTEVFSGIRLVKAFAAEEYEIQRFHKAAEKNRQARYAAERVKAIQHPVVGFLESVSVMILFLLGAWQIGAKQLTGAEFLSFVAGVALLIDPINAVTANFNEYKQAEASVDRVFELFQLQPNVQEKKQAPPLPPLSGKIEYRHVSFAYRSGQPVLQQFNLLALPGEVIAFVGHSGAGKTTIVNLLPRFYDPQAGSILIDGIDIRGVSLRSLRQQIGIVPQETVLFSGTVAQNIAFGQRELDYEAIREAAKIANADQFIDQLPEGYETWLGERGVNLSGGQRQRLAIARAILLNPRILILDEATSALDSTSEQLVQEALERAMQDRTVFIIAHRLTTVRKADRILVIEQGRVVESGSHYELMHQEGGTSRYARFYAQQLPN, translated from the coding sequence TTGAAATCTAATTACCAAGCTCTAATTCCCTATCTCAAACCCCATTGGCGCACCATTGGTTTAGCCCTAGTCTTAATGGCTGGTTTTGTCGGCTCCGTACCCTTAATTGCTTACCTAGTCGGTCAAGCCGCAGCCCTGATTGGCGCAGGGGATATTCCCGGCCTGTTGCAGTGGGTCGGGGGCGGGGCCTTGCTCTTTTTTATTCGGGGTCTCCTCCAGTTTGGGCAAGATACCCTCATGGCCCAGGCCGCTTTAGAGATGACCTTAGACATTCGCCAAAGTTTATATCGTCATTTACAGTTTCTCGGCCTGGACTATTTTGAAACGGCGGCCACCGGAGATTTAACCTATCGCCTCACGGAAGATGTGGATCGAGTTGGAGAAGTAGTCCATAAGGGATTTCATCAGTTTTTACCCGCCGCGTTAACGATGTTGACAATTTTGAGCTATTTGTTTTACCTCAACTGGCGATTAACGTTGGCAACCGCAATTGTGGCTCCCTTGATGGCTTCCCTGGTGGCCTGGTTTGGCGGCCGGATTCTCAACTTTTCCCGCCTGAGTCAAAACCGGATTTCCAATCTTTCTGCGCTCCTGACGGAGGTATTCAGTGGCATTCGTCTAGTCAAAGCCTTTGCGGCCGAAGAATATGAGATTCAGCGGTTTCACAAAGCAGCGGAAAAAAATCGCCAGGCCCGCTATGCTGCCGAACGAGTCAAAGCCATTCAACATCCTGTGGTTGGGTTTTTAGAATCCGTTAGTGTGATGATTCTGTTTTTGCTCGGGGCCTGGCAAATTGGCGCGAAGCAACTGACTGGAGCCGAATTTCTGAGTTTTGTCGCCGGGGTTGCCCTGCTGATTGATCCAATCAACGCCGTGACGGCTAACTTTAATGAATACAAACAGGCCGAGGCCTCTGTGGATCGGGTTTTTGAGCTATTTCAACTCCAACCCAATGTTCAGGAGAAAAAACAGGCCCCGCCCCTACCGCCCCTATCAGGCAAGATTGAATATCGTCATGTCTCCTTTGCCTATCGCTCTGGACAACCTGTATTACAGCAATTTAACTTACTGGCACTCCCAGGCGAAGTCATTGCCTTTGTCGGTCATTCTGGGGCCGGGAAAACCACGATTGTGAACCTCCTACCCCGCTTTTATGATCCCCAGGCCGGATCAATTCTCATAGATGGGATTGATATTCGCGGGGTTAGTCTGAGGAGCCTCCGGCAACAAATTGGCATTGTTCCTCAGGAAACGGTCTTGTTTTCCGGGACTGTGGCTCAGAATATTGCCTTTGGACAGCGGGAGTTGGACTATGAGGCGATCCGGGAGGCTGCCAAAATTGCCAATGCCGACCAATTTATTGATCAACTGCCCGAGGGCTACGAAACATGGTTAGGGGAGCGGGGGGTAAATTTATCCGGGGGACAACGTCAACGCCTAGCCATTGCCCGAGCCATACTGCTGAATCCGCGGATTTTAATTTTGGATGAAGCTACCTCAGCCTTGGATTCGACTTCGGAGCAGTTAGTTCAGGAAGCCCTAGAGCGGGCAATGCAGGATCGAACCGTGTTTATTATTGCCCATCGGTTAACAACGGTGCGCAAAGCGGATCGGATTTTGGTGATTGAACAGGGTCGGGTGGTGGAGTCCGGTTCCCATTATGAACTGATGCATCAAGAGGGGGGAACTTCCCGTTATGCCCGTTTTTATGCCCAACAGTTACCGAATTAA
- a CDS encoding pentapeptide repeat-containing protein, with translation MLNVTAVAIHFPAWFKFQARSIFAAFLLAMLLILGFALPAQAENYTKEALVNFDFSGQDLRDSEFTKANLFHSNLSHTDLRGVSFFAANLETADLTGADLRVATLDTARFTKANLTDANLEGAFAFNTIFDGAIIDGADFTDVDLRPDARKMLCSVAKGVNPVTGRATHDTLECDYL, from the coding sequence ATGTTGAATGTCACGGCGGTTGCCATCCATTTTCCCGCTTGGTTCAAGTTCCAGGCCCGGTCAATTTTTGCGGCGTTTCTCTTGGCCATGCTCCTGATTTTGGGGTTTGCCCTTCCCGCCCAGGCCGAGAACTACACCAAAGAAGCCTTGGTTAACTTTGACTTTTCGGGGCAAGACTTACGGGATTCTGAATTTACCAAAGCCAATTTGTTCCACAGTAATCTCAGCCATACGGATTTACGGGGAGTCAGCTTTTTTGCTGCCAACTTGGAAACGGCGGATTTGACGGGGGCGGATTTACGGGTAGCCACGCTGGATACGGCCCGGTTTACCAAAGCCAACTTAACGGATGCCAACTTAGAAGGCGCATTTGCCTTTAATACAATTTTTGATGGGGCAATTATTGACGGGGCAGACTTTACGGATGTGGATTTACGGCCAGATGCCCGGAAAATGCTGTGTAGTGTTGCCAAAGGGGTGAATCCTGTAACGGGTCGGGCTACCCATGACACCTTAGAGTGTGACTATCTTTAG
- the mazG gene encoding nucleoside triphosphate pyrophosphohydrolase, producing MLPGPILTHLQVLPAAAFMAQTADLNLAQPHLITNLLAGETLLELADLLLSLYAPDYPITLIFSEQTSQTLPLKIWLQQADSPAPSQIYLPPQPTPPLSAIQALVNVVAQLRHPETGCPWDLAQTPETLTPYVIEEAYEVVAAIQDQNPQAIAEELGDLLLQVILQAQIAQESAQFTLADVATRITEKLIRRHPHVFADVELRTPEEVHLQWETIKAQEKGYDGEPPLSQKLDRYARTLPPLQAGIKIAEKATAAGFDWPDIAGVWEKFYEELAEFQESLLQGGLAEQESELGDLLFTVICLAQKSELDPIKALQGTHRRFIQRLEKMEAAIDRPLSDYSLAELETFWQQAKKALRDQAQIPSPDIPAPGPEPTSPEVTPELGES from the coding sequence ATGCTGCCAGGCCCCATCCTCACCCACTTACAGGTCTTGCCAGCAGCAGCATTTATGGCCCAGACCGCTGATCTCAACTTAGCCCAGCCCCATCTGATCACCAATTTATTGGCGGGCGAAACATTACTGGAACTGGCCGACTTACTCCTGAGCCTCTATGCCCCGGACTATCCCATTACCTTGATCTTTTCTGAACAAACCAGCCAAACTCTCCCCCTCAAGATTTGGCTTCAGCAAGCAGACAGTCCCGCTCCCAGTCAAATTTACCTCCCCCCCCAACCCACCCCTCCCTTGAGCGCGATCCAGGCCCTAGTGAACGTTGTGGCGCAACTGCGACACCCTGAAACCGGTTGCCCTTGGGATTTGGCCCAAACGCCGGAAACTCTCACCCCCTATGTGATTGAAGAAGCCTATGAAGTGGTTGCCGCAATTCAGGATCAGAACCCCCAGGCCATTGCTGAGGAACTAGGGGATTTACTTTTGCAAGTGATTCTCCAGGCCCAAATTGCCCAAGAGTCCGCTCAGTTCACACTTGCCGATGTAGCCACTCGGATTACCGAAAAACTGATTCGCCGCCACCCCCATGTTTTTGCTGACGTTGAGTTAAGGACTCCTGAAGAGGTGCATCTCCAGTGGGAAACCATTAAAGCCCAAGAAAAAGGATATGATGGTGAACCCCCGCTGAGCCAAAAACTGGATCGCTATGCCCGGACCTTACCCCCCCTACAGGCCGGGATCAAAATTGCTGAAAAAGCCACCGCGGCTGGATTTGATTGGCCGGATATTGCCGGAGTTTGGGAAAAATTTTATGAGGAGTTGGCTGAGTTTCAGGAAAGTTTATTACAGGGAGGCCTGGCGGAGCAGGAGTCGGAGCTAGGGGATTTGCTGTTTACGGTGATTTGTTTGGCTCAAAAGAGTGAGTTGGATCCGATCAAGGCTTTACAGGGAACCCATCGCCGCTTTATTCAACGCCTCGAAAAAATGGAAGCAGCCATTGACCGCCCCCTTTCGGACTATAGCCTGGCTGAACTAGAAACCTTCTGGCAACAGGCCAAAAAAGCCCTCCGTGACCAGGCCCAGATTCCATCCCCAGACATCCCTGCCCCAGGCCCAGAACCGACTTCCCCTGAAGTGACTCCAGAATTAGGCGAATCCTAG
- a CDS encoding DUF3134 family protein: MPLNNPSLYEEPLEQKNLAAHARPELSVLDWLEQSGRLVKRDQAEKDIIIDGGGLDEIGDIDEFAPDDVADFEEEDEADDDL; encoded by the coding sequence ATGCCCCTGAACAATCCTTCACTGTATGAAGAACCCCTCGAACAGAAAAATTTAGCAGCCCATGCTCGCCCCGAGTTATCAGTGTTGGATTGGCTGGAGCAATCGGGACGACTGGTTAAACGGGATCAAGCTGAAAAAGACATTATCATTGACGGCGGTGGCCTGGACGAAATTGGCGATATTGATGAATTTGCCCCGGACGATGTGGCCGACTTTGAGGAGGAAGACGAAGCAGATGATGATCTGTAA
- the mraY gene encoding phospho-N-acetylmuramoyl-pentapeptide-transferase — MSEPITQAPVVFWTGRRLFLGLLTALLLWVLGLDFLTGSGFDWQQSLSLPFGLGVILTAWVGAWVVPLLRQLKAGQIIREDGPQSHLKKTGTPTMGGIFMIPTGLGVGVVWAGVTQGEIPVTALAIAALTLAFGAIGWWDDWQVLVRKSNKGMSAKLRLLFEGLAAAGFCAWLATANPTVTTIDFPWGWLLPLGLLFWPLGIFVCTAEGNALNLTDGLDGLAGGTAAIALMGLAVLGGAEHPEVTILGASLSGACLGFLVHNHNPAQVFMGDTGSLALGAALAGLGLVSQNLWELFILSGLFFAESLSVIAQVGYYKATKGPDGIGKRLFKMAPLHHHFELSGWTELQVVARFYLIVGGLVLLCFGFNFRQVY; from the coding sequence ATGTCTGAACCGATAACCCAGGCCCCTGTAGTGTTTTGGACGGGGAGACGGCTGTTTCTTGGCCTGTTAACCGCCTTATTACTCTGGGTTCTCGGCCTGGATTTCCTGACGGGTTCTGGGTTTGATTGGCAACAATCCTTAAGTCTTCCCTTTGGCCTGGGAGTTATCTTAACCGCTTGGGTTGGAGCTTGGGTGGTTCCTCTGCTACGGCAATTAAAAGCGGGGCAAATTATCCGCGAAGATGGCCCCCAATCCCACCTGAAGAAAACGGGTACGCCGACAATGGGGGGGATTTTTATGATTCCCACCGGCCTGGGGGTTGGGGTAGTTTGGGCTGGGGTGACTCAAGGGGAAATTCCAGTAACTGCCCTGGCAATTGCGGCATTAACCTTGGCCTTTGGTGCGATTGGCTGGTGGGATGATTGGCAAGTTTTAGTCCGCAAGTCCAATAAGGGGATGTCCGCCAAGTTACGGTTACTGTTTGAGGGCCTGGCGGCGGCGGGGTTTTGTGCTTGGTTGGCTACAGCAAATCCCACAGTGACTACGATTGATTTTCCTTGGGGTTGGCTTTTACCCTTGGGGTTATTGTTTTGGCCCCTAGGGATATTTGTCTGTACGGCAGAAGGAAATGCTCTAAATCTCACCGATGGCCTGGATGGGTTGGCGGGAGGAACGGCGGCGATTGCCTTGATGGGATTAGCCGTCTTGGGGGGGGCTGAGCATCCTGAAGTGACAATTTTAGGGGCCAGTCTGAGTGGGGCCTGTTTAGGGTTTCTGGTCCATAATCACAATCCAGCCCAGGTCTTCATGGGCGATACCGGGTCATTGGCCTTAGGGGCGGCTCTGGCTGGTTTGGGCCTGGTCAGTCAAAACCTCTGGGAGTTATTTATCCTCAGTGGTCTCTTTTTTGCTGAGTCCCTGTCGGTGATTGCCCAAGTTGGATATTACAAAGCCACGAAAGGCCCCGATGGCATTGGTAAACGGCTGTTCAAAATGGCCCCTCTCCATCATCATTTTGAGTTGAGTGGTTGGACAGAATTACAAGTGGTTGCCAGATTTTATTTGATTGTCGGGGGCCTGGTGTTGCTCTGTTTCGGCTTTAATTTCAGGCAAGTTTATTAA
- a CDS encoding Get3/ArsA fold putative tail anchor-mediating ATPase NosAFP — protein MPKVVAFLGNDIEPTAYAIAQGHAQAGQKTLILVPTPGIRFKYLCGSEFTQEPTPLTQNLDIVELRAIHSLGGAWDELRKLIRDYVPADVLGSEVYAGELMVLPGMDLFLTLNALRQHYQSGAYDVLVYAGADPTTTLRFIGLPHAVAWYYRRFGGILEDLDPVKIANAMGGPIATALLAANFDPQKFSTALSQGKEWVAKGLRAVADPQQLQVYLVTTPDPIAIKQVQWLWGASQQVQVPIAQVLVPMINPAAIEDITAAFSPLAVQGLRGNDRGLVDVASLPNLDTPLKAPPCQDIDVSQRQIKVFLPGLAKQDVKLTQFNGEITIEAADQRRHIQLPPELQNQPVTAGKFEAPYLVISF, from the coding sequence ATGCCCAAGGTAGTGGCCTTTTTAGGCAATGACATTGAACCCACCGCCTATGCAATCGCCCAAGGCCATGCCCAGGCCGGCCAAAAGACTTTAATCCTTGTGCCCACCCCTGGCATCCGGTTCAAATATCTTTGTGGCAGTGAGTTTACGCAGGAACCAACACCTCTGACCCAAAACCTAGATATTGTCGAACTGCGGGCCATTCATAGCTTGGGGGGGGCCTGGGACGAGTTGCGGAAATTGATTCGAGATTATGTCCCCGCTGATGTCCTCGGCAGTGAGGTCTATGCCGGAGAATTGATGGTCTTACCGGGAATGGATTTATTTCTCACCCTCAATGCCCTCCGTCAGCACTATCAGAGTGGTGCTTACGATGTCCTCGTTTATGCCGGAGCTGATCCAACCACGACGCTGCGATTTATTGGCTTGCCCCATGCCGTGGCCTGGTACTATCGGCGCTTTGGTGGCATTTTAGAAGACCTAGACCCCGTGAAAATTGCCAATGCCATGGGGGGGCCAATTGCAACTGCCCTGTTAGCGGCCAACTTTGATCCTCAAAAATTTTCTACGGCCCTCAGTCAAGGTAAAGAATGGGTCGCAAAAGGCTTAAGGGCTGTCGCAGATCCTCAACAATTGCAGGTTTATTTAGTCACCACCCCGGATCCCATTGCCATTAAACAGGTTCAGTGGTTGTGGGGAGCCAGTCAACAAGTTCAAGTCCCAATTGCCCAAGTCTTGGTGCCAATGATTAACCCGGCGGCAATTGAGGACATAACGGCTGCCTTTAGCCCCCTGGCTGTCCAAGGTTTAAGGGGTAATGACCGGGGCCTGGTTGATGTGGCTAGCCTGCCCAATTTAGACACCCCCCTCAAGGCTCCCCCCTGCCAAGACATTGATGTTAGCCAGCGACAAATTAAGGTCTTTTTACCTGGCCTGGCAAAACAAGACGTGAAACTGACCCAATTTAACGGTGAAATTACCATTGAAGCAGCGGATCAGCGCCGACATATACAACTCCCCCCCGAGTTACAAAATCAGCCTGTCACCGCTGGTAAGTTTGAAGCTCCCTATTTAGTAATCAGCTTTTAA
- a CDS encoding putative PEP-binding protein → MTIAFLQLDQDCQCLAPGLVRSEAQCQDCLNQGAAGQILLNPQLQHLFHLEQHRVKLAASAILLNGAWEVYRANLRKPWTNLQATIRDQSTDFSWQQAAQQLQTRLPEFPIAELEPLIQVIQAWDCGYLRLIPYLSHPSPEQQFPPDFWPGLVVEVSQLSPGLGQLFGQLFQARALIQWQQRQINPLDLGLEVLIQSVVPCIATGCATFAAGVWHITAVSELADGETTMTPDRYDLEATTFKLRQTHLGQKDHANTLTPGLGVTLIPLPATIDQGMILRDDHLENLTQLLSTLPLSIQPKPLCYGWQIPTEPGLAQISRVSDQLPEHPPNSHQLHLKPLATGIIATPGQALGPALVITESMAAPDFSSQQSGFIWVVVNVNPEWLPRLRGAAGLVCERGGLASHGAILARELGLPAVIGVLDATRNIRNGDVLYLDGQTGHVAHVTEITPVLQLRPPVRFAPPPGPPPPTPRPALRTQLYVNLSQAQALEQLPKLPIAGVGLLRSENIFLERLGGQHPTLWFRENRQAQLQARFRQGLEPFFAAFAPRPIFYRSLDLRSHELRGLVGGNQYEPDEENPVLGLRGVARSCLYPELFQLELATLKQIHQRHPSPMRFVLPFVRSCEEVAFCQEQLNLAGISRVPDFELWVMAEVPGILFMLTDLAGLGVKGISIGSNDLTQLMLGVDREHSHLGQQLNENHPAVKAAIGQLIQTAQRLGLACSLCGEAASVYPDWVEWLVGLGIDGISVTPEALGRTWETLQRYQPRS, encoded by the coding sequence GTGACAATCGCATTTTTGCAACTCGATCAAGATTGTCAATGTTTGGCCCCCGGCCTGGTCAGGAGTGAGGCTCAATGTCAGGATTGCCTGAACCAAGGCGCGGCGGGGCAAATCCTCCTGAATCCGCAGTTACAACATCTCTTCCATCTTGAGCAGCATCGGGTGAAATTGGCGGCCAGTGCGATTTTACTCAACGGGGCCTGGGAGGTTTACCGAGCCAATCTCAGGAAGCCCTGGACTAATTTGCAAGCCACTATCAGGGATCAATCGACTGATTTTTCTTGGCAACAGGCCGCCCAACAGTTACAAACTCGATTGCCAGAATTCCCAATTGCTGAGTTAGAGCCGTTAATACAGGTGATCCAGGCCTGGGACTGTGGCTATTTACGCCTGATTCCCTATCTCAGCCACCCCAGTCCTGAGCAACAGTTTCCCCCTGATTTTTGGCCGGGATTGGTGGTCGAAGTGAGTCAACTATCCCCTGGCCTTGGGCAACTCTTTGGCCAACTGTTCCAGGCCCGCGCGCTCATCCAATGGCAGCAACGGCAGATTAATCCCCTTGACCTGGGCCTGGAGGTGTTAATTCAGTCGGTTGTCCCTTGTATTGCCACAGGTTGCGCCACCTTTGCTGCTGGGGTCTGGCACATCACGGCTGTTTCTGAATTGGCCGATGGCGAGACGACCATGACCCCTGACCGCTATGACTTGGAGGCCACTACCTTCAAACTCCGCCAGACTCACCTGGGCCAAAAAGATCATGCCAACACCCTCACCCCAGGCCTGGGAGTCACCCTCATACCCCTCCCGGCAACCATAGACCAGGGCATGATCTTGAGAGATGACCACCTAGAAAACCTGACCCAACTCCTCAGTACCCTTCCCCTATCAATTCAACCAAAACCATTGTGCTACGGTTGGCAGATTCCGACAGAACCCGGCCTGGCCCAGATTAGCCGCGTGAGTGACCAGTTACCCGAACATCCGCCAAACTCCCACCAACTCCACCTCAAACCCTTAGCCACTGGGATCATCGCCACACCTGGCCAAGCCTTAGGCCCAGCCCTCGTGATCACAGAATCCATGGCCGCTCCTGATTTTAGTAGTCAGCAGTCGGGATTTATTTGGGTTGTTGTCAACGTTAATCCAGAATGGTTGCCGAGGTTGCGGGGGGCGGCGGGCCTGGTCTGTGAACGGGGCGGCCTGGCATCTCATGGGGCAATTTTGGCACGAGAATTGGGGCTACCAGCGGTGATTGGGGTCTTGGACGCGACTCGGAACATTCGCAATGGGGATGTTTTATACCTTGATGGTCAAACGGGTCATGTTGCCCATGTCACGGAAATAACGCCGGTTCTCCAACTCAGGCCGCCAGTCCGTTTTGCCCCACCTCCCGGCCCACCGCCGCCTACCCCCAGGCCAGCCCTTCGGACGCAACTCTATGTCAACCTCAGCCAGGCCCAGGCCCTAGAACAGTTACCCAAGCTGCCCATCGCCGGGGTTGGCCTATTGCGCTCAGAAAACATTTTTTTGGAACGTTTGGGCGGACAACATCCCACTCTCTGGTTTAGAGAAAATCGCCAGGCCCAACTTCAAGCTCGGTTTAGGCAGGGCTTAGAACCCTTCTTTGCGGCCTTTGCCCCCCGGCCAATTTTTTATCGTTCCCTAGATTTACGCTCCCATGAACTACGGGGGTTAGTCGGGGGCAACCAATATGAACCGGATGAAGAAAATCCAGTTTTGGGGTTACGGGGTGTGGCCCGCAGTTGTTTGTACCCGGAATTATTCCAACTGGAACTGGCGACCCTAAAACAAATTCACCAGCGGCATCCCAGCCCAATGCGCTTTGTCTTACCTTTCGTCCGCAGTTGTGAAGAAGTCGCCTTTTGTCAGGAACAACTGAATTTAGCCGGAATCTCCCGTGTTCCAGATTTTGAGCTGTGGGTGATGGCGGAAGTGCCAGGAATTTTGTTTATGTTGACAGATTTAGCCGGCCTGGGGGTGAAGGGGATTTCCATTGGTAGTAATGACTTGACCCAATTAATGTTGGGGGTAGATCGGGAGCATTCCCACCTCGGCCAGCAGTTGAATGAGAATCATCCGGCCGTCAAAGCCGCCATTGGCCAACTGATTCAGACGGCGCAACGACTTGGCCTGGCCTGTAGTTTGTGCGGGGAAGCAGCCAGTGTCTATCCCGATTGGGTGGAATGGCTGGTAGGGTTGGGCATTGATGGTATTTCCGTCACCCCCGAAGCATTAGGTCGCACTTGGGAGACACTCCAACGCTACCAGCCACGATCCTGA
- a CDS encoding RelA/SpoT family protein translates to MNALAPPVPTDILVPDWLQACLLEPNADDGQSLICRAFTFAYDLHTDQKRASGEPYIAHPVAVAGLLRDLGGGAALIAAGFLHDVIEDTVVTGEELEVQFGPEVRYLVEGVTKLSNFDFSSKTERQAETFRHLFLAMAQDIRVIIVKLADRLHNMRTLEYLKPEKQIRIAQETKDIYAPLANRLGIWRFKWELEDLSFKYLEPEAYRKMQELVADKRAIREAQLQEALNLLQERMGTLGFEHLEISGRPKHLYSIHQKMRRQQKEFHEIYDVAGIRVLVANKDECYRALAVVHDCFRSMPGRFKDYISLPKPNQYQSLHTVVIGLGGQPLEVQIRTTEMHAVAENGIAAHWKYKETGGSQPNKWNARDEKFTWLRQLLDWQNDLKDAQEYLNSVRDDLFDNEVYVFTPQGDVKSLHQGATPVDFAYHIHTEVGNHCAGARINQRIVPLDTILRNGDIVDIITQKNAHPSLDWLNFVVTETARNRIRQWYKRSHREENIQRGRELLVNELGKSGLDALLKSARMQAVAERCNYQAVDDLLAALGYGEITLSLIVNRLRETAKAVEPDAQALINLTHSSPKVIPPPSGRASESPILGIEGLVYHLAGCCSPVPGEPIIGIVTLGSRGISIHRQGCANAESIPGERLIPVRWNPQAKSNRPPTYAVDVQIEVIDRVGILKDILIRLTDNRINVSNAQVKTFPGQTAIIDLTIDVTDANQLDQTFTQIKKITDVVSLRRRQQGGSGGGKPGGDVTVPVEIPAAL, encoded by the coding sequence ATGAATGCATTGGCACCCCCTGTCCCCACAGATATATTGGTTCCTGATTGGTTACAAGCGTGTTTACTGGAACCCAATGCCGATGATGGGCAATCTTTAATCTGTCGAGCTTTTACTTTTGCTTACGATCTGCACACCGATCAAAAACGGGCCTCCGGGGAACCCTACATTGCTCATCCCGTGGCGGTGGCGGGGTTATTGCGAGATTTAGGGGGTGGAGCAGCCTTAATTGCGGCCGGATTTTTACATGATGTGATTGAGGATACGGTGGTCACGGGGGAGGAGCTAGAGGTTCAATTTGGCCCGGAAGTTCGCTACCTGGTCGAAGGGGTGACCAAGCTGTCTAACTTTGACTTTTCCAGCAAGACGGAACGCCAGGCCGAGACCTTTCGCCATTTATTTTTGGCTATGGCCCAAGATATTCGGGTGATCATCGTCAAATTGGCGGATCGGCTCCATAATATGCGGACATTAGAATATCTCAAGCCGGAAAAGCAAATTCGGATTGCCCAAGAAACCAAGGATATTTACGCGCCCTTAGCAAATCGGCTGGGAATTTGGCGGTTTAAATGGGAACTAGAAGATTTGTCTTTCAAGTATTTAGAGCCGGAAGCCTATCGAAAAATGCAGGAGTTGGTGGCTGATAAACGGGCCATTCGGGAAGCCCAATTACAGGAGGCTTTAAATCTACTCCAAGAGCGAATGGGAACCTTAGGCTTTGAACATTTGGAAATTTCCGGGCGACCGAAGCATCTCTATAGTATTCATCAAAAAATGCGGCGGCAACAAAAGGAGTTCCATGAAATCTATGATGTGGCAGGTATTCGGGTCTTAGTCGCCAACAAGGACGAATGCTATCGGGCCTTAGCTGTTGTCCATGATTGTTTTCGCTCCATGCCTGGCCGGTTCAAGGATTACATTAGCTTGCCAAAGCCAAATCAATACCAATCGCTGCATACGGTGGTCATCGGCCTGGGGGGACAGCCCTTAGAAGTCCAAATTCGCACCACAGAGATGCACGCCGTGGCTGAAAACGGGATTGCAGCCCACTGGAAATACAAGGAAACCGGTGGTTCACAGCCCAATAAGTGGAATGCCCGTGATGAAAAATTTACCTGGCTGCGGCAATTGTTAGATTGGCAAAACGATCTGAAAGATGCCCAGGAATACCTCAACAGTGTTCGAGATGATCTGTTTGACAATGAAGTTTATGTCTTTACTCCCCAAGGCGATGTGAAATCCCTCCATCAAGGGGCAACTCCGGTAGATTTTGCTTACCACATTCATACGGAAGTCGGGAATCATTGCGCTGGGGCCAGAATCAATCAACGCATCGTCCCCCTCGATACGATTCTCCGCAATGGGGATATTGTTGATATCATCACCCAGAAAAATGCCCATCCCAGTTTAGATTGGTTAAATTTCGTGGTGACGGAAACAGCCCGCAACCGCATTCGCCAATGGTACAAACGCTCCCATCGTGAGGAAAATATCCAACGGGGTCGAGAATTACTGGTGAATGAATTGGGTAAGTCGGGCCTGGATGCACTCTTAAAATCGGCCCGGATGCAAGCGGTGGCCGAACGCTGTAACTACCAGGCCGTGGATGATCTCTTGGCGGCTTTAGGTTATGGGGAAATTACCCTCAGTCTAATCGTTAATCGGCTGCGAGAAACCGCTAAGGCCGTTGAACCCGATGCCCAAGCGCTAATCAATCTGACCCATAGTAGCCCGAAAGTCATCCCACCTCCTTCTGGACGGGCTAGTGAATCCCCAATCCTGGGTATTGAGGGTCTGGTTTATCACTTGGCAGGTTGCTGTAGTCCTGTCCCTGGAGAGCCAATTATTGGGATTGTCACGTTGGGGAGTCGGGGAATTTCGATTCATCGCCAGGGCTGTGCCAATGCGGAAAGTATTCCCGGTGAACGGCTGATTCCGGTGCGTTGGAATCCACAGGCTAAAAGCAATCGCCCCCCAACTTATGCGGTGGATGTCCAGATTGAAGTGATTGACCGAGTCGGTATCCTGAAGGATATTTTAATCAGATTGACCGATAATCGTATTAATGTCAGTAATGCCCAAGTCAAAACCTTTCCGGGACAAACCGCTATTATTGATTTAACGATTGATGTCACTGATGCGAATCAATTAGACCAGACCTTTACCCAAATTAAGAAAATTACAGATGTGGTCAGTCTGCGGCGACGGCAACAGGGCGGATCAGGGGGAGGTAAACCTGGGGGGGATGTGACAGTTCCGGTGGAAATCCCAGCGGCATTGTGA